Genomic window (Streptomyces cadmiisoli):
CGTCCGCCACCGCCGAGACACCCCACCGCTGACCGGCGGCGATCCCCTTCATCAGCCCCTTGAGGTACGTCCGAGAGGCGGTGTCCAGCACCGAGTCGTCCCCGAACACCTGCCCGAGCAACCGCAACTGGTCGGCGGCGGTCGTCTGCGTCAGCCCCCACAGCGTGCCGTCGCCCCCGGAGGTCCCCGTCAGTCCGAACCGCTCGTTGGCGGAGTCGAGCCCCGCGGCCCGTCCCACGGCCTCCCACAGGGCCGACGCCGAGTCGTTGTCGCTGTGCTCGATCATCGCGGTGGCGTACGCCCGCTCGGCCGCCGTGAGACGCCGCCCCGCGTCCTGGGCCTGGAGCAGCAGCGCCGCCAGGATGTCGACCTTGACGATGCTCGCCGTGTCGAACGTGCCGTCCCCGTAGGCGGCGGACCGGCCGGAGTCCATGTCGAGCACGGCCACCGACACGTCCGCGCCGTCCGCCACGCCCACCGTCCTCATCGCCGCGGCGAGCAGCGCGTCGTGGTCCTCCTTCGTGGGCGGGGCCACAGGTTCCAACGATGCCTCCCCGCTCGCGGGGGCCGTCCCCCGGTGCGACGCCGATGCCGTGGGTGCCGACGATACGGCCCGCCCCCCGGAGTGCGCCTGCGCCTGTACGTACACGGTCCCGGTCGCGGCAGCGCCCAGCACGAGGAGGCCGGCGACGGCGGCAAGGCGGGCGGTGCGGCGGCAGGGCGGGCGGGTACTGGCGGGCTGCATGCCCGCGATACTGCGGGCGCCACCTGTGCGGCCAGTTATCGGCGGGTTAGATCTGTGTCAGCGAAGGCTGAGAAACGGGTGAACCGTGTCACGGCGGTGTTTCCGCCACCCGCACGAGCCCGCCCGCGACCCCGCTATAGGGTCGGTGACCGTGGCGAACAAGAACATCCCCGACTCCGGCTTCTCCGACGACGACGGCTCCGCCGATCCCCGGCTGGGCGCGGCGCTCGCCGCCTGGGCCGAGGACCGCACCGCTGTGGGACCTGTGCTGGCGGCGCTCGACGGCGCCCGGCTGCTGGTCCCCGTCGTGGCCGTGCTCGGCGAGGTCGGGGAGGACGAGAACGGGCTGCGCCGCGAGAAGACCAGCGACATGGCCGTACCGACGCTGAAGGCCGGCGGCCGCACCGCCCTGCCGGCCTTCACGTCCACCGACTCGCTGGCCCGCTGGGACCCGGCCGCCCGGCCGGTCGCCGTGCCCCTGCACCAGGCACTCCGGGCGGCCGCCCACGAGCAGGCGGACACGATCGTGCTGGACCTGGCCGGTCCGGTGCCGTTCGAACTGACCGGGGCCGCCCTGCGGGCACTCGCCGAGGGCCGTACGAGCGCGGACCCGCTGGCCGACCCCGCCGTCGTCGCCGCCGTGCGCGCGGCGGTCGCCGCCGAGCCGGGCGTGGTCAGCGCCCACCTCGGACCGGGGCGGGCGGACGGCACGCTGGCCCTCGTCCCGGACCCGGCCGCCGACCCGGCCGCGACCGCGCGCGCCGTGGCCGAGCGCATGGCCGCCGACGAGACACTGAGGGCCCGCCTGGTGCGCGGCCTCGACCTGGCACTGCTGCCGGCCGGGACGACACCACCGGGCGAGCCCCTGTACGTACGCGGATGAGCCGGAGCCGGCACCGCGACAGGCGGTGTCGGCCCCGAAGCGCCTGGGGTACTAGCGGTACACCGGGCCCGTGTACTTCTCGCCCGGCCCCTGGCCCGGCTCGTCCGCGACCACGGAGGCCTCGCGGAACGCCAGTTGGAGCGACTTCAGGCCGTCCCGCAGCGGCGCCGCGTGGAACGAGCTGATCTCGGTGGTGCTCGCGTCGAGCAGGCCGGCCAGGGCGTGCACCAGCTTGCGGGCCTCGTCCAGGTCCTTGTGCCGGTCGCCGTCCTCCGTCAGGCCGAGCTTGACGGCGGCGGCGCTCATCAGGTTGACGGCGACCGTGACGATCACCTCTACCGCGGGGACCTCGGCGATGTCCCGGGTCATGGCGTCGAAGTCGGGTGTGTCAGGAGGGGTCTCACTCATGCCGCACACCATAGGTGCACGTCGGGGTCGTGCCCCAGTTGCCCTCGGTTAGCCGTTCCCGGCCCGAGCTGGTAATCTCGTGTATCGACCGGTCGGACCCGTATGCCTGGCGGCCCACGAGCCCGACCTACAAGTGGAGGCTTTCGAACTCCCACCTGACCGCCCCCCGGGCGGCGGGTCACCGGTCAGGCGGTCCCGTCCATCCGACGGCATCCGCCCGAATGTGCGCCCCGCGGTCACCGCGGCGGTCGCTCCGGTAGTTCGAGGAGCCCCCGCCTGTGATCGTCCGGGGCATTTTTTCTGCTTCGGCGCGGTTAGGTCTAACGATCAGAGACGTTACGCGGCTGTCCGCCAGACCGTCGCGTGGTGCTACCGAGGAGGATCCATCAGCGCCGAGCCCCGCATCAACGACCGGATTCGCGTTCCCGAGGTGCGACTTGTCGGTCCCAGTGGCGAGCAGGTCGGCATTGTGCCGCTCGCGAAGGCACTGGAGCTTGCGCAGGAGTACGACCTGGACCTGGTCGAGGTCGCGGCGAACGCCCGTCCGCCCGTCTGCAAGCTCATGGACTACGGGAAGTTCAAGTACGAGTCGGCCATGAAGGCCCGTGAGGCGCGCAAGAACCAGGCGCACACGGTCATCAAGGAGATGAAGCTCCGGCCGAAGATCGACCCGCACGACTATGACACCAAAAAGGGTCACGTCGTCCGGTTCCTCAAGCAGGGCGACAAGGTCAAGATCACGATCATGTTCCGTGGTCGCGAGCAGTCCCGGCCCGAACTGGGCTACCGACTGCTGCAGCGTCTGGCGGAGGACGTCCAGGACCTCGGTTTCGTCGAGTCGAACCCGAAGCAGGACGGCCGCAACATGATCATGGTCCTCGGTCCGCACAAGAAGAAGACCGAGGCGATGGCCGAGGCCCGCCAGGCGCAGGAGGCCCGCAAGGCCGAAGCGAAGGCCAACCCCGGCAAGTCGCAGAACGCGGCCGAAGCCGGCGGGGACGCCGAGATCGCGGAGGCTCCTGCCGAGGCAGCCGCCGAGGCGTGACCCCCCGGGGGCGCAAGCCCTCGAGGATCCAACCGAAACAAGAGCGACGCTCCACCGTGCCCGGTTTTCGCGACCGGGCACCGGAGCGCCACCGACGAGGAGAGAACGGCGCTATGCCGAAGAACAAGTCGCACAGCGGTGCCAGCAAGCGCTTCAAGGTCACCGGCTCCGGCAAGGTGCTCCGTGAGCGCGCCGGCAAGCGCCACCTGCTCGAGCACAAGTCGTCCCGCGTGACGCGTCGCCTCACCGGCAACGCCGAGATGGCCCCGGGCGACGCCGCGAAGATCAAGAAGCTTCTCGGCAAGTGACGTACGGGCGCCACTGAGCGTCGTACGTCTGGACCGGGACCCCATCGATTCCGGGCCGTGTGAAGACAACCACGGCCCCGCTACAAGGAGTTAACAAGTGGCACGCGTCAAGCGGGCAGTCAACGCCCACAAGAAGCGCCGGGCGATCCTCGAGCAGGCCTCCGGCTACCGCGGTCAGCGTTCGCGGCTGTACCGCAAGGCCAAGGAGCAGGTCACCCACTCGCTGGTCTACAACTACAACGACCGCAAGAAGCGCAAGGGTGACTTCCGCCAGCTGTGGATCCAGCGCATCAACGCCGCTGCCCGCGCGAACGGCATCACGTACAACCGCTTCATCCAGGGTCTGAAGGCCGCGAACGTCGAGGTCGACCGCAAGATCCTGGCCGAGCTGGCCGTCAACGACGCCGGTGCGTTCGCCGCGCTCGTCGAGGTCGCCCAGAAGGCGCTGCCGAGCGACGTCAACGCGCCGAAGGCCGCGTGACGCCGGCTCCCGGCCGACGTGACTGAAGGACCCGCAGGCCGTCACGGTCTGCGGGTCCTGCTGTGTCCGCAACCGCGGAGAGCCAGACCCGGAACGTACCGAAGGTGAACACGATGCCCCCCGCCCAGCCCGAGCTGATCTCCCCCCGCTCGCCCCGTGTGTCGGCCGCGCGGCGGCTGGCCCGGCGGAACTTCCGGGGCAAGGAGCGGCTGTTCCTCGCGGAGGGGCCGCAGGCCGTACGGGAGGCCGGGGCGCAGCCGGACGTCCTCGTCGAGCTGTTCGCCACCGTCGAGGCCGCGGACCGCTACGCCGACATCATCGGCCGCGCCCGGGACACCGGAGCCAGTGTCCACCTCGCCTCCGACGAGGTCATCGCCGACATCTCCACGACCGTGACCCCGCAGGGACTCGTCGGCGTCTGCCGGTTCCTCGACACGCCGTTCGAAGAGATCCTCGCCGCCCGGCCGCGGCTCGTCGCGGTCCTCGCGCACGTCCGCGATCCCGGCAACGCCGGCACCGTCCTGCGGTGCGCCGACGCCGCCGGAGCCGATGCCGTGGTGCTCACCGACGCCTCCGTGGACCTGTACAACCCGAAAGCAGTGCGGGCCTCCGTGGGCTCGCTGTTCCATCTGCCGGTCGCCGTGGGCGTGCCCGTCGAGCGGGCCGTGGCCGGGCTGAAGGACGCCGGGGTGCGGATCCTCGCCGCCGACGGGGCCGGCGAGCACGACCTCGACGAGGAGCTGGACAAGGGCACCATGGGCGGCGCGACCGCATGGGTCTTCGGCAACGAGGCCTGGGGTCTGCCGACGGAGACCCGGGCCCTCGCGGACGCCGTCGTACGGGTTCCGATCCACGGACAGGCCGAGAGCCTGAACCTCGCCACCGCCGCGGCCGTATGTCTCTACGCGTCGGCCCGTGCACAGCGCGCCTCCGGAGGCTGCCGCACAGTCACCGACAGCTAGTAGGGTGGCCAGCTCGGGGCCCTGCGCCGTCTGAGAGGTGGGGTACGGGGATGAGTATCGGCACGAGCAGCGCACCGGGAGCACGCCGGACGCGGCGATCACTCGCGTCCCGGCCGCCCGTCGAGTGCGCCGAGCTCGGCGTCGACTCCGACGATCTGCCCGACGGGCTCGTCGTCGCGGACGAGCACGGGCACGTGATCTGCTTCAACGCCGCCGCCGAACGCATCACCGCGATCCCCGCCGCCGAGGCACTCGGCCGGCGCCTGGAGAAGGCCCTGCCGTTAGAGGACCTGGAGGGCCGCCGCTGGTGGCAGCTGACCGACCCGTACGGCGGGCTGGCGATCCGGGTCCGCCAGCCCGAGCGCAACCTGCTGCTGCCCGGCGGCCGTGAGGTCCTCGTGTCGGCCCGCTACCTGCGCGCCGAGCCCACCGGCCCCGTCCGCCGCGTCGTGGTCTCGCTGCGCGACACCGAGGCCCGACGCCGCACCGAGCGCAGCCACGCCGAGCTGATCGCCACCGTCGCCCACGAGCTGCGCTCACCGCTGACATCCGTCAAGGGGTTCACCGCGACCCTGCTGGCCAAGTGGGAGCGGTTCACCGACGACCAGAAGCGGCTGATGCTGGAGACGGTCGACGCCGACGCGGACCGGGTCACCCGCCTCATCGCCGAGCTCCTCGACATCTCCCGGATCGACTCCGGACGGCTGGAGGTGCGCCGCCAGCCCGTCGACATCGGCGCGGCCGTCGGCCGGCACATCCAGGCGTACGTCGCCGCGGGGCTGGACGCCGACCGGTTCCTGCTCCGTGTCGAGCAGCCGCTGCCCACGTTGTGGGCCGACCCCGACAAGGTCGACCAGGTGCTGAGCAACCTCATCGAAAATGCCGTGCGCCACGGTGAGGGAACCGTCACCATCGACATCACACCGTCGGCGTCCCCCCGCGAGGGCGAGGACGCCGGCACGTCGGTCACGGTGAGCGACGAGGGCACCGGCATCCCGGAGGAATCCATGAACCGCGTCTTCACCCGCTTCTGGCGGGGCAGCAGACGCGGCGGCACGGGCCTTGGGCTGTACATCGTCAAGGGCATCGTCGAGGCCCACGGCGGCACCATCACGGTCGGCCGCGCCACCGGCGGCGGCGCCGAGTTCCGATTTACGTTGCCCGTGAGCGCACCGGCGTATCTCGCCTGAGCGGCCCACGGGCGCATTCGGACACCTCCACCCCGTTAGACTCGGCCTTTGGCACCTTTGTGTCCCGCGGACGGCCCACAGAGTCGGTGACGGGGACCTCCAGCCAGCCAATCGGAAGCACGGGAAGAGATGTCGGCACCGAATAAGTCGTACGACCCTGTCGAGGTCGAGGCGTTGAAACCGGAAGAGATCGAGCGCATGCGGGACGGGGCGCTCGCCGCCTTCGCCGCCGCGGACTCCCTCGACGCGCTCCAGGAGGCCAAGGTCGCCCACACCGGCGGTGCCTCCCCGCTGGCCCTCGCCAACCGCGAGATCGGCGCCCTGCCCCCGCACGCCAAGGCCGACGCCGGCAAGCGCGTCGGCCAGGCCCGCGGCGCGGTGAACAAGGCCCTCGCCGCCCGCCAGGGCGAGCTGGAGGCCGAGCGCGACGCACGCGTGCTGGTCGAGGAGGGGGTCGACGTCACGCTGCCGTACGACCGCGTGCCGGCCGGTGCCCGCCACCCGCTCACCACCCTGTCGGAGCGCATCGAGGACGTCTTCGTGGCCATGGGCTACGAGGTCGCCGAGGGCCCCCAGGCCGAGGCCGAGTGGTTCAACTTCGACGCGCTGAACATCGGCCCGGACCACCCGGCCCGCGGCGAGGCCGACACCTTCTTCGTCGAGGGCCCGGACGGCTCCGGCGACTCGGGCGTGGTGCTGCGCACCCACACCTCGCCGGTGCAGATCCGCTCCCTGCTCGAGCGCGAGCTGCCGGTCTACGTGATCTGCCCCGGCCGCGTCTACCGCACCGACGAGCTGGACGCGACCCACACCCCGGTCTTCCACCAGGTCGAGCTGCTCGCCGTCGACGAGGGCCTGACCATGGCCGACCTCAAGGGCACCCTGGACCACATGGTGCAGTCGCTGTTCGGCGAGGGCATGAAGACCCGGCTCAGGCCGAACTTCTTCCCGTTCACCGAGCCGTCCGCCGAGATGGACATGGTGTGCTACGTCTGCCGCGGCGAGTCCGTCGGCAACCCCGACCGGCCCTGCCGCACCTGCTCCAGCGAGGGCTGGATCGAGCTCGGCGGCTGCGGCATGGTCAACCCGCGGGTGCTCACCGCCTGCGGCGTCGACCCGGAGAAGTACAGCGGATTCGCCTTCGGGTTCGGCATCGAGCGGATGCTGATGTTCCGCCACAACGTCGAGGACATGCGAGACATGGTCGAGGGTGACGTCCGGTTCACCCGGCCGTTCGGGATGGAGATCTGATGCGGGTCCCGCTTTCTTGGCTGCGGGAGTACGTCGACCTGCCGGAGACGGAGACCGGTCGTGACGTGCAGGCCAAGCTCATTTCGGCCGGTCTGGAGGTCGAGACCGTCGAGCATCTCGGCGACGGACTCAAGGGCCCCCTGGTCGTCGGCCGGGTGCTGACCATCGAGGAACTGGACGGCTTCAAGAAGCCGATCCGCTTCTGCACCGTCGACGTCGGCACCGCCAACGGCACCGGTGAGCCCCAGGAGATCGTCTGCGGCGCCCGCAACTTCGCCGTCGGCGACAAGGTCGTCGTGGTGCTGCCCGGCGCCGTGCTGCCCGGCGGCTTCGCGATCTCCGCGCGCAAGACCTACGGGCGCAACTCGCACGGCATGATCTGCTCCAGCGACGAGCTGGGCATGGGCGACGACGGCACCAAGGGCATCATCGTGCTGCCGCCCGAGACCGAGGTCGGCAAGGACGCGATCGAGCTGCTCGAACTGATCGACGAGGTGCTCGACATCGCCGTCACCGCCAACCGCGGCGACTGCCTGTCCATCCGCGGCGTCGCCCGCGAGACCGCCGTCGCCTACGGCCTGCCGCTGCGCGACCCGGCCCTGCTGGACGTACCGGCGCCCAACGCGTACGGCTACCCGGTCAAGGTCTCCGAGCCGCTCGGCTGCGACCGCTTCACCGCCCGCACGGTCAGCGGTCTGCGCCCCGAGGCCCGCTCCCCGATCTGGCTGCGGCGCCGGCTCCAGAAGGTCGGCATGCGCCCGATCTCGCTCGCCGTCGACGTCACCAACTACGTGATGATGGAGCTCGGCCAGCCGCTGCACGCCTACGACCGTCACCTGGTCCAGGGCACGATCGGTGTGCGCCGGGCCGAGGAGGGCGAGAAGCTCGTCACCCTCGACGGCGTCGAGCGCCGTCTGCACGCCGAGGACCTGGTCATCACCGACGAGCGCGGTCCGATCGGGCTCGCCGGTGTCATGGGCGGCGCCAACACCGAGATCGCCGACCACGTCCAGCCCGAGGACGGCATGGACACCGCCGCGCAGGCCGAGGCCGGCACCACGGACGTGGTGATCGAGGCGGCGCACTTCGACGCCGTCTCCATCGCGCGCACGGCCCGCCGCCACAAGCTGTCCTCCGAGGCGTCCCGGCGCTTCGAGCGGGGCGTGGACCCGGAGGCCGCCTCGGCCGCCGCCCAGCGCACCGTCGACCTGCTCGTCCTGCTCGCGGGCGGCACCGCCGAGGCGGGCGTCACCGAGGTCATCACCCCGTCCGCGCCGCACACCGTCACGGTCGCCGCCGACCACCCGGACAAGGTCGCGGGCGTCGAGTACGGCCGTGAGACCGTCGTGCGCCGCCTTCAGCAGATCGGCTGCGACGTCTACGGCCAGGACGAGCTGATCGTCACCGTGCCGTCCTGGCGGCCCGACCTCCTGGAGCGGAACGACCTCGCCGAAGAGGTCATCCGCCTGGAGGGCTACGAGAACCTGCCCTCCACGCTGCCCAAGCCCCCCTCGGGCCGCGGCCTGACCCACCGGCAGCGACTGCACCGCCGGGTCGGCCGGGCCCTGGCCGGCGCCGGCTACGTGGAGGCGCCGAACTACCCGTTCGTCAGCGAGCAGGTCTTCGACCAGCTCGGCCTCGACGCCGCCGACCCCGCCCGCCGTGTCGTGAAGCTGGTCAACCCGCTCAACGACGAGGAGCCGGCGCTGCGCACGTCGCTGCTGCCGGGCCTGCTCGGCGCGCTGCGCCGCAACGACGGCCGCGGCAGCCACGATCTCGCGCTGTTCGAGACCGGACTGGTCTTCCTGCCGCGCGAGGAGTCGCGGGCCGCCGGCCACCTGCCGGTGGACCGGCGTCCCACCGACGAGGAGATCGCGTCGCTGAACGCCGTGCTGCCCGAGCAGCCGCGCCATGTTGCCGTCGTCATGACGGGCGCGCGCGAACAGGCCGGCTGGTGGGGCAAGGGCCGGCCCGCCGACTGGGCCGACGCCGTGGAGGCGGCCCGTGCGGTCGCCCGTGAGGCGGGTGCCGAGCTGCTCGTCCGCAAGGGGCAGTACGGGCCGTGGCACCCGGGCCGCTGCGCCGAGCTGGTGGTCGTCGCCGACGGCACCGAGCGGGTCGTCGGCCACGCCGGCGAGCTGCACCCCCGGGTCGTGAAGGCGTTCGGTCTGCCCGCCCGCACCTGTGCGACCGAGCTGAACCTGGACGCGGTGGAGGAGGCCGGCCACGGCACCCCGCAGGCACCGGGCATCTCCACCTTCCCGGTCGCCACGCAGGACGTCGCGCTCGTCGTGGAGGAGACCGTGCCGCACGCGGACGTCGAGGCCGCCCTGCGTGAGGGCGCCGGCGAACTGCTGGAGTCCATCCGGCTGTTCGACGTCTACGAGAACGCGGAGCAGCTCGGCCGCGGGCGGAAGTCGCTGGCGTACGCGCTGCGGTTCCGGGCCGGGGACCGCACGCTCACCGTCGACGAGGCGTCCGCCGCGCGCGACGCCGCGGTGGCCCTCGCCGCCGAGCGCACGGGCGCCGAGCTGCGCAGCTAGCACGGCCGCGGGGGGCTGCGCGCCCACCACTCGGCCGCGGGATCTCCGCGGCCGAGGCGCGCGGCCCCCCGCGCCGTGGTCGGCAGGGGTGGGCAGCTCACTCGTTCGGGTGGGACTTCCCGATGATCCTCGCCGCCCGGGTCGTGCGGTCGACAGAATCGGACCGGCCTTTCGAGGCCCGTCCGTCTGCGCTGTCACGGCCTACTTGGGGGGCCTTCGACATGATCCGCATCAGGTCCGGGGCTGCCCGTCGCACACGGTCCCGGAGGACGTCCCGCCGGGTGCTCGCCCTGGGTCCGCCCACCCTGTGGGGGGCCGTGGCGATCACGTACAAACTGTCCTGCCCGATGGCCCAGCAGACCGGGTGGGGTGCGCGGATCGTCACCAGTGCCGTGTTCTTCGCCGTCGGTACCGGGCTCGTCCTGCATGTGAGGCGGACACTGCTGCGTGAGCTGAGGCAGGCCCGCCGGGTCGCGGGCGCCGCCCAGAGCGCGCTGCTGCGCCCGCTGCCCCCGCGCGTCGACGGACTGAACCTGGCCGCCGCCCAGCTCTCCGCCGACCGCTGCGCCTCCGTGGGCGGCGATCTGTACGAGGTGATCGCCACCGAACACGGTGTGCGGGTGGTGATGGGCGACGTCCGCGGGCACGGGATCGCCGCCATCGGGACCGTCGCCGCCGTCCTCGGCAGTTTCCGCGAGGCGGTGCACGACGAGCCCGAACTCGGCGCCGTGGCACGCCGACTGGAGCGTGCGCTCGCCCGGCATCTGCGCGAGCGGACCCGCGCCGGGCCGCCCTCCGGATTCGAGGCCGACCCCGACGGGTTCGCCGCCGAGGAGTTCGTGACCGTCCTGCTGCTGGAGATCCGGCGCGAGGGCGAGGTGCGCGCGCTCAACTGCGGGCACCCCTGGCCGTACCGGCTGCTCGGCACCCGGGTCGAGCCGCTCGCCCGCACCGATCCCCTCCCGCCGCTCGGCTCGTTCCCGCTGCCGGCCGATCTGCCCGTCGTGCGCTGCGGCGAACTGCGCCCCGGGGAGACGCTGTTCCTCTACACGGACGGCGCGGAGGACGCCCGTGACGCCGATGGCCGGTTCTTTCCGCTGCCGCAGGCGCTCAGCGAGGCCGTGCGGGAGGGCGCCGCCACGCCGCAGTCCGTCCTGGGTGCCGTCTTCACCCGCCTGCTGCGGCACGCGGCGGGCAGCCCCACCGACGACGTGGCCTTCCTGGTGGTGCGCAACGAACGCCACCCCAGAAGGGCTTCGGGGCCCCGCGGACCCGCACGCGCGGCCGGCACGCGCCCCTAGTGCCGCGGCAGGCAACGTTCGCCCCGTCGCGACGCCCGGCACGTACTCTCGCCGCACCGGCCGAAAGTCCAAGTACGTCCAGTACGAGGACTTCCGGCCGGCACACCGAGAGCACGCACCGGACGCCGCTCCTTGACGGGCGAACGTTGCCTGCCACGGCACCAGGGCGTACGCCGGACGGCGGGCCGGCCCTCGCTCCTGCTCCGGCGTCGGCCCGCCGTCCGCCCCGCCACGGAGTGTCGGGCAGGCGGCGTGGCGGACGGCGCGGATGAGGGCCGCCGCACTTTACGAGGGGGAGCCGGCGGCCCGGCCGGCCTCTTGCGAGGCATTTCAGTCAACCGGTCGGGAACTCTCCGCGACAGTGCGCGCACAGCGCGGATTCGCGCACTCCGTTCACACCCCGTGTGAAGGCGGATTCACTACGCTGTCGGCACCGAGCCACCTGGGGGGCCATCCCATGCAGCCCAACACTCTGCTCGACGCGATCCTGGACGAGGCGGGGATATCGCATGCCGGGCTGGCGGCACATGTGAACCAGGCCGGGCGGGCACGCGGACTCGCGCTGCGCTACGAGCACACCGCCGTGGCGCGCTGGCTGAAGGGCCAGCGACCGCGGGGCCAGGTGCCCGACCTGATCTGCGAGGTGCTTGCCGCGCGTCTGCACCGGCCGGTCACGCTGGACGACATCGGACTCGGCGTATCGGGGGAGCAGGCCGGCACCCACGGCACCTCCCTGTCCGGTTTCGTCGAACGCGCCACGGCCCTGTGGCGTTCCGACGAGCAGCAGCGCCCGCACGTCCTCGGCGCTCCCGCCGTCACCGGAACGCCCGCCGTGATGCCCGTGTGGGAGTGGGAGAACCCGCCCGAGGACGTGGACGTCTCCCGCGGCGGCCGGCACCGGGTCACCCCGGCCGACATCGAGATGCTGCGCTCGGCCCGCACGCACTACGAGCAGATGTACCGCAAGGCGGGCGGGGTGGCGACGCGCACCCGGATCGTCGGCTTCCTCAACTCCGAGGCGGCGCCGCTGCTGCGCGGCAGCTACACCGACGCCACCGGCCGCCAGCTGCACCGCGCCACCGGCGGACTGGTAGCCGTCGCCGGCATCTGCGCCTACGACTCCGACGCGCACGGCCTCGCCCAGCGCTACTTCCATCAGGCGCTGCGCCTGGCCAAGGCGAGCGGTGACCGTGGACTGGGCGCCTATGTGATCGCGCTGCTCGTCAACCAGTCGCTGTTCATGCGGGAGTACCGCCAGGCCGTCGCCTTCGCGGAGGCCGCGTTGCGTACCGCGGGCAAGCACATCACACCGGCCCTGGCGTCCGATCTGTACGCGATGCAGGCCAAGGCGTACGCCCATCTCGGCGACGGCACGAGCGCCCTGTCGTGCATCCGGCGGGCCGAGTCGGCCGCCGAACGCATCCGGCGCGGGTACGAGCCCGACGAGACCGGCTACGTCCAGCCCGGCCTCGTCAACGTCCAGGTCGCGGAGGCCCTGCTCAGCCTCGGTGAACTGGCGGCCGCCGGAGAGCACGCCGCGGCCGCGGTGGACACCCCGGCGCACGACCGGGGACGAGTGCACCGGCTCGCCATGCTCAGCACCGTCGAACTGCGCCAGGGCAACGCCGAGAAGGCGGTGGCGACCGCGGTGGAGATGGCCGAGCAGGCCCGCGGAATGGAGTCCCAGCGGCTGCGCGACAGACTCCGGGCGGTACGCGAGCATCTGGCGCGCAGCGGCGGCACGGGCACGGCCGAGGCCGCCGAACTCATCGACGGAGCACTGCGCGTACCGCTGTGACCACCTCCGACGGCCACTGCGCCTGCCGCCGCTGTGCGAGCTGCTCGGCATGCGCCTGCTGTCGGACCGCTCCTGCTGCGATATTGCCACTTACTCGGCGGAAGGTGGCAGAACCGTGCAGTGGACGAAACAGAGCGAACAGACTGTGTATGAAAACCGCTGGTTCAGCGTCAATCTCGCGGATGTCGAGTTGCCGGACGGACGGCATCTCGACCACTTCCTGATACGGCTGCGGCCCGTTGCCGTGGCCACCGTGGTGAACGAGGCCAATGAGGTCCTCCTCCTGTGGCGCCACCGCTTCATCACCGACAGCTGGGGATGGGAACTCGCGGCGGGCGTCGTCGAGGACGGCGAGGACATCGCCGTGGCGGCCGCCCGGGAACTGGAGGAGGAGACGGGCTGGCGGCCGGGACCCCTGCGCCACCTCATGAGCGTGGAACCGTCCAACGGACTCACCGACGCCCGGCACCACATCTACTGGGCGGACGAGGGTGAGTACATCGGGCACCCCGTGGACGACTTCGAGTCGGACCGCAGGGAATGGGTCCCCCTCAAGCTCGTCCCCGATCTGGTCGCCCGCGGCGAGGTCCCGGCCGCCAACATGGCGGCCGCGCTGCTGTTACTGCACCACCTCAGGCTCGGTCAGGACACCGTGGGCTAACGCGCCAGCGCCTGCCAGACCGCCACGACCAGGGCGCCCACGG
Coding sequences:
- the pheT gene encoding phenylalanine--tRNA ligase subunit beta, which produces MRVPLSWLREYVDLPETETGRDVQAKLISAGLEVETVEHLGDGLKGPLVVGRVLTIEELDGFKKPIRFCTVDVGTANGTGEPQEIVCGARNFAVGDKVVVVLPGAVLPGGFAISARKTYGRNSHGMICSSDELGMGDDGTKGIIVLPPETEVGKDAIELLELIDEVLDIAVTANRGDCLSIRGVARETAVAYGLPLRDPALLDVPAPNAYGYPVKVSEPLGCDRFTARTVSGLRPEARSPIWLRRRLQKVGMRPISLAVDVTNYVMMELGQPLHAYDRHLVQGTIGVRRAEEGEKLVTLDGVERRLHAEDLVITDERGPIGLAGVMGGANTEIADHVQPEDGMDTAAQAEAGTTDVVIEAAHFDAVSIARTARRHKLSSEASRRFERGVDPEAASAAAQRTVDLLVLLAGGTAEAGVTEVITPSAPHTVTVAADHPDKVAGVEYGRETVVRRLQQIGCDVYGQDELIVTVPSWRPDLLERNDLAEEVIRLEGYENLPSTLPKPPSGRGLTHRQRLHRRVGRALAGAGYVEAPNYPFVSEQVFDQLGLDAADPARRVVKLVNPLNDEEPALRTSLLPGLLGALRRNDGRGSHDLALFETGLVFLPREESRAAGHLPVDRRPTDEEIASLNAVLPEQPRHVAVVMTGAREQAGWWGKGRPADWADAVEAARAVAREAGAELLVRKGQYGPWHPGRCAELVVVADGTERVVGHAGELHPRVVKAFGLPARTCATELNLDAVEEAGHGTPQAPGISTFPVATQDVALVVEETVPHADVEAALREGAGELLESIRLFDVYENAEQLGRGRKSLAYALRFRAGDRTLTVDEASAARDAAVALAAERTGAELRS
- a CDS encoding NUDIX hydrolase, encoding MQWTKQSEQTVYENRWFSVNLADVELPDGRHLDHFLIRLRPVAVATVVNEANEVLLLWRHRFITDSWGWELAAGVVEDGEDIAVAAARELEEETGWRPGPLRHLMSVEPSNGLTDARHHIYWADEGEYIGHPVDDFESDRREWVPLKLVPDLVARGEVPAANMAAALLLLHHLRLGQDTVG
- a CDS encoding PP2C family protein-serine/threonine phosphatase, whose translation is MIRIRSGAARRTRSRRTSRRVLALGPPTLWGAVAITYKLSCPMAQQTGWGARIVTSAVFFAVGTGLVLHVRRTLLRELRQARRVAGAAQSALLRPLPPRVDGLNLAAAQLSADRCASVGGDLYEVIATEHGVRVVMGDVRGHGIAAIGTVAAVLGSFREAVHDEPELGAVARRLERALARHLRERTRAGPPSGFEADPDGFAAEEFVTVLLLEIRREGEVRALNCGHPWPYRLLGTRVEPLARTDPLPPLGSFPLPADLPVVRCGELRPGETLFLYTDGAEDARDADGRFFPLPQALSEAVREGAATPQSVLGAVFTRLLRHAAGSPTDDVAFLVVRNERHPRRASGPRGPARAAGTRP
- the pheS gene encoding phenylalanine--tRNA ligase subunit alpha encodes the protein MSAPNKSYDPVEVEALKPEEIERMRDGALAAFAAADSLDALQEAKVAHTGGASPLALANREIGALPPHAKADAGKRVGQARGAVNKALAARQGELEAERDARVLVEEGVDVTLPYDRVPAGARHPLTTLSERIEDVFVAMGYEVAEGPQAEAEWFNFDALNIGPDHPARGEADTFFVEGPDGSGDSGVVLRTHTSPVQIRSLLERELPVYVICPGRVYRTDELDATHTPVFHQVELLAVDEGLTMADLKGTLDHMVQSLFGEGMKTRLRPNFFPFTEPSAEMDMVCYVCRGESVGNPDRPCRTCSSEGWIELGGCGMVNPRVLTACGVDPEKYSGFAFGFGIERMLMFRHNVEDMRDMVEGDVRFTRPFGMEI
- a CDS encoding transcriptional regulator — protein: MQPNTLLDAILDEAGISHAGLAAHVNQAGRARGLALRYEHTAVARWLKGQRPRGQVPDLICEVLAARLHRPVTLDDIGLGVSGEQAGTHGTSLSGFVERATALWRSDEQQRPHVLGAPAVTGTPAVMPVWEWENPPEDVDVSRGGRHRVTPADIEMLRSARTHYEQMYRKAGGVATRTRIVGFLNSEAAPLLRGSYTDATGRQLHRATGGLVAVAGICAYDSDAHGLAQRYFHQALRLAKASGDRGLGAYVIALLVNQSLFMREYRQAVAFAEAALRTAGKHITPALASDLYAMQAKAYAHLGDGTSALSCIRRAESAAERIRRGYEPDETGYVQPGLVNVQVAEALLSLGELAAAGEHAAAAVDTPAHDRGRVHRLAMLSTVELRQGNAEKAVATAVEMAEQARGMESQRLRDRLRAVREHLARSGGTGTAEAAELIDGALRVPL